Proteins co-encoded in one Erwinia sp. genomic window:
- the uxaC gene encoding Uronate isomerase (ID:JIFNMEKO_03092;~source:Prodigal:2.6) encodes MKTFLCEDFLLHNELARRLYHDYAAEMPVYDYHCHLNPQEIAENRRFANLGQIWLEGDHYKWRAMRAAGIAEALNTGKESSDYDKYQAWAKTIPLTLGNPLYHWTHLELRRPFGITGRLFGPESAEAIWHLANEKLAQPEFSARGIMQQMNVRMVGTTDDPTDTLDYHRQIAADRSFDIAVLPSWRPDRAFKIELDGFNDYIVTLEQSADRTITRFSDLLDALHCRLDHFSRHGCVAADHGIEIVRYAPTPDEATLDRILQQRLHGRKPDELATAQFSTALLVWLGQQYAHRGWVMQYHIGALRNNNTRMFHRLGADSGFDSIGDAPVAYPLSRLLDEMDKNNALPRTILYCLNPRDNEVLATMVGNFQGNGIAGKIQFGSGWWFNDQKDGMQRQLEQLSQLGLLSQFIGMLTDSRSFLSYTRHEYFRRILCNMLGSLAVQGEMPADEQLLGELVRNICFNNAQRYFSAAKGVV; translated from the coding sequence ATGAAAACCTTTCTGTGCGAAGACTTCCTGTTACACAACGAGCTCGCCCGCCGACTCTATCATGATTATGCAGCAGAAATGCCTGTCTATGATTACCACTGTCACCTCAATCCACAAGAGATCGCTGAAAATCGGCGCTTTGCTAACCTCGGCCAGATCTGGCTGGAGGGAGACCACTACAAATGGCGTGCTATGCGCGCAGCCGGCATAGCGGAAGCGCTGAACACCGGAAAAGAGAGCAGTGATTACGATAAATATCAGGCCTGGGCTAAAACCATACCGTTAACGCTCGGCAATCCGCTTTATCATTGGACACATCTTGAACTCCGCCGCCCCTTCGGTATCACCGGCAGGCTGTTTGGTCCTGAGAGTGCCGAGGCTATCTGGCACCTGGCTAACGAAAAGCTGGCTCAGCCTGAGTTCTCTGCGCGCGGTATTATGCAGCAAATGAACGTACGTATGGTGGGGACAACTGACGATCCCACTGACACGCTCGACTATCATCGACAAATAGCCGCTGATCGCAGTTTTGATATTGCGGTATTACCGAGCTGGCGTCCCGATCGTGCGTTTAAAATCGAGCTCGACGGTTTCAATGACTACATCGTTACACTTGAACAGAGTGCCGACCGCACCATTACCCGCTTCAGTGATTTGCTGGATGCTCTGCACTGCCGACTCGACCATTTTTCCCGACACGGTTGCGTCGCGGCCGATCACGGCATAGAGATTGTGCGTTACGCACCAACTCCGGATGAGGCAACGCTCGACCGTATCCTTCAACAACGCCTGCATGGCAGAAAACCCGATGAGCTGGCTACTGCACAATTCAGCACGGCCTTACTGGTCTGGCTCGGACAGCAGTATGCACACCGTGGCTGGGTGATGCAGTACCACATCGGGGCATTACGCAATAATAATACCCGTATGTTCCACCGCCTCGGTGCAGACAGTGGATTCGATTCGATTGGCGATGCACCCGTCGCCTACCCGCTTTCACGTCTGCTGGATGAGATGGATAAAAACAATGCGCTGCCTCGTACCATCCTCTATTGCCTCAATCCGCGAGACAATGAAGTGCTGGCCACCATGGTCGGTAATTTCCAGGGCAACGGTATCGCCGGAAAAATCCAGTTTGGCTCCGGATGGTGGTTCAACGACCAAAAAGATGGCATGCAGCGTCAGTTAGAACAGTTATCACAACTGGGCTTGCTCAGCCAGTTTATTGGCATGCTAACCGATTCTCGCAGCTTCCTTTCTTATACTCGCCACGAATACTTCCGCCGCATTCTGTGCAATATGCTCGGCTCTCTGGCCGTTCAGGGTGAAATGCCTGCGGATGAACAGTTACTCGGTGAACTGGTACGCAATATCTGTTTCAACAATGCGCAACGCTATTTTTCAGCCGCTAAAGGTGTTGTATGA
- the kdgK gene encoding 2-dehydro-3-deoxygluconokinase (ID:JIFNMEKO_03093;~source:Prodigal:2.6) yields MSQKRIGLIGECMIELNGEPFGEMTHRYGGDVLNCAVYLARAAAGKIEVHFVSAMGGDPLSQEMIRRWQTEGVHTDQVLIDPLHQPGLYLIQLDTKGERTFLYWRNNSAAHHLLHHPRYPELLKQLSGMDVIFISGITLAILSPQDRRVLLRDLRSLAQQGITMLFDSNYRPALWHSPQETRDCYQAMYALTDLALVTNEDEAALWGDSHAEETFERLRQSGVKQAIIKAGAEGCDYRDLRTTSAVRHIPTTPVPCVIDTTSAGDAFNAGFLAGYLTGCDTDTAARMGHQLAGVVIRHKGAIIPDTAIRPVTDSFFQPSLITAQGTEHV; encoded by the coding sequence ATGAGCCAGAAACGGATCGGCCTGATAGGCGAATGCATGATTGAACTCAACGGTGAGCCGTTTGGTGAAATGACGCACCGTTACGGTGGCGACGTACTCAACTGCGCTGTGTATCTGGCACGCGCGGCGGCAGGAAAGATTGAGGTTCATTTTGTCTCAGCAATGGGAGGTGACCCTCTGAGTCAGGAGATGATCCGTCGCTGGCAGACCGAAGGCGTGCACACTGACCAGGTATTGATCGACCCGCTTCATCAACCGGGATTGTACCTGATTCAACTGGATACCAAAGGAGAACGCACATTCCTTTACTGGCGCAACAACTCCGCCGCACACCATCTGCTGCACCATCCCCGCTACCCTGAACTGTTGAAACAACTCAGCGGTATGGATGTCATTTTTATCAGTGGCATTACACTGGCGATTTTGTCACCGCAAGACCGCAGAGTGCTTTTACGTGACCTCCGGAGCCTGGCGCAGCAGGGTATTACGATGCTGTTTGACAGTAACTACCGTCCGGCACTCTGGCACTCACCACAAGAGACACGCGACTGCTATCAGGCGATGTATGCACTAACCGATCTGGCACTGGTCACCAACGAAGATGAAGCAGCGTTATGGGGGGACAGTCATGCAGAGGAGACCTTTGAACGTTTGCGTCAGTCCGGGGTAAAACAGGCGATTATCAAAGCGGGTGCAGAAGGGTGTGACTACCGTGATCTGCGTACCACCTCAGCAGTACGGCATATCCCCACAACGCCAGTTCCCTGTGTCATTGATACTACCTCTGCGGGAGATGCCTTCAATGCCGGTTTTCTCGCGGGCTACCTGACGGGCTGCGATACCGATACCGCTGCACGAATGGGGCATCAGCTGGCCGGCGTAGTTATCCGGCATAAAGGAGCCATCATTCCCGATACGGCCATCCGACCAGTCACCGATAGCTTTTTTCAACCCTCACTCATTACAGCACAAGGAACAGAGCATGTCTGA
- the eda gene encoding Putative KHG/KDPG aldolase (ID:JIFNMEKO_03094;~source:Prodigal:2.6): protein MSELSPLIRRFRQLKIVPVIAVEQAEDIIPLGIALADNGLPVAEITFRTPCAAEAIRLLRAARPDMLVGAGTVINRSQAAEARDAGAQFIVSPGLNPNTAQACQEMGLPLIPGINNLGAIELALELGIDFVKFFPAEASGGVAMIKALLAPYHQLQVMPTGGIGLKNIRDYLAIPQIVACGGSWMVPATLINAKEWGEIGKLTREACTFVS from the coding sequence ATGTCTGAACTCTCACCCCTGATCCGCCGTTTCCGGCAACTAAAAATTGTGCCTGTGATTGCCGTTGAGCAGGCGGAAGATATCATTCCTCTTGGTATCGCCCTCGCCGACAACGGACTGCCGGTCGCCGAAATCACCTTTCGCACCCCCTGTGCGGCAGAGGCTATCAGGCTGTTGCGGGCCGCACGTCCCGATATGCTGGTTGGCGCAGGTACAGTGATCAATCGCAGTCAGGCCGCCGAGGCCCGTGACGCAGGTGCGCAATTTATCGTTTCGCCTGGTCTGAACCCGAATACTGCCCAGGCCTGTCAGGAAATGGGCTTACCTCTGATTCCGGGTATTAATAATCTTGGTGCTATTGAACTGGCACTTGAGTTAGGAATCGATTTCGTCAAGTTCTTTCCCGCTGAAGCCTCCGGCGGCGTCGCGATGATTAAGGCCTTGCTGGCCCCCTATCATCAACTGCAGGTGATGCCAACGGGAGGCATCGGTCTGAAAAATATTCGTGACTATCTGGCAATCCCGCAAATAGTAGCCTGTGGTGGCTCCTGGATGGTTCCGGCTACGCTGATCAATGCGAAAGAGTGGGGTGAAATCGGCAAACTGACCCGTGAAGCCTGCACATTTGTCAGCTAG
- a CDS encoding hypothetical protein (ID:JIFNMEKO_03095;~source:Prodigal:2.6) — MDAKYSWQQVVLHWLSAIIIIWATISGFMIFFLQPAQEIKDIIGFFNVSLTTVFIPFFI, encoded by the coding sequence ATGGACGCTAAATACAGCTGGCAGCAAGTTGTGCTGCACTGGCTCTCTGCCATTATTATTATATGGGCGACAATCAGTGGCTTTATGATTTTCTTTTTACAGCCTGCTCAGGAAATTAAAGATATCATTGGCTTTTTTAATGTTTCACTCACTACTGTATTTATCCCTTTCTTTATTTAA
- a CDS encoding hypothetical protein (ID:JIFNMEKO_03096;~source:Prodigal:2.6) — MLYINISIVLVTGVLMMDRSINVFHLLLIPAPLSNMDCILFFKKFHMYSCATLGLLVLLHILAVIKHQLSGHSVMRRMSLR, encoded by the coding sequence ATGCTCTATATCAATATTAGCATCGTACTGGTGACGGGCGTTTTAATGATGGACAGGTCAATCAACGTGTTTCATCTGCTATTGATTCCGGCACCCTTAAGCAATATGGATTGCATTCTCTTTTTCAAGAAATTCCATATGTACTCTTGTGCAACGCTCGGATTACTGGTGTTACTGCATATTCTGGCAGTGATAAAACATCAGTTAAGCGGTCACAGTGTGATGCGCAGAATGTCATTACGTTAA
- a CDS encoding hypothetical protein (ID:JIFNMEKO_03097;~source:Prodigal:2.6) has product MSVEKNQFNQPVGTSLPHWQGALLPGDDVLCGRYCQLEPLDIDKHSDALFTAFCDPFDFSAWTYLAYPAEPVEDKAAFIAYLQAISPGNDPRHYAIIDSETGQAVGTIALMRIDKHNGVIEIGYVTFSARLKRTRIATEAVYLLLKLVFETPGYRRVEWKCNALNTPSKQSALRFGFTIEGLFRQSAVVRGHNRDTAWFSMLDHEFLTIKSSYDDWLAEDNFYPDGRQKAALQARRA; this is encoded by the coding sequence ATGAGCGTAGAAAAAAATCAATTTAACCAGCCAGTCGGCACGTCTTTGCCACACTGGCAGGGTGCACTATTACCTGGTGATGATGTATTGTGCGGCCGTTATTGTCAGTTAGAGCCACTGGATATCGATAAACACAGTGATGCATTGTTCACTGCTTTTTGTGATCCTTTCGATTTCAGCGCCTGGACTTATCTTGCCTACCCAGCTGAACCGGTTGAGGATAAAGCCGCGTTCATTGCCTATTTACAGGCTATCTCACCGGGTAATGATCCCAGGCATTATGCGATTATCGACAGTGAAACGGGTCAGGCGGTGGGCACGATAGCCCTGATGCGTATTGATAAACACAATGGTGTGATTGAGATAGGCTATGTGACCTTTTCCGCACGCTTAAAGCGCACTCGCATTGCCACAGAAGCGGTCTATTTGCTGCTGAAACTGGTGTTTGAAACTCCGGGGTATCGCCGTGTCGAGTGGAAATGTAATGCACTGAACACCCCTTCTAAGCAAAGTGCATTGCGATTTGGCTTCACAATTGAAGGGCTCTTTCGTCAGTCGGCAGTAGTACGTGGCCACAATCGGGATACCGCGTGGTTTTCGATGCTGGATCATGAATTTTTAACGATAAAAAGCAGTTATGATGACTGGCTGGCAGAAGATAACTTTTATCCCGATGGGCGACAAAAAGCGGCACTGCAAGCCCGCAGAGCGTAA
- the xylR_2 gene encoding Xylose operon regulatory protein (ID:JIFNMEKO_03098;~source:Prodigal:2.6) has protein sequence MFKKRYRITLLFNANKVFDRQVVEGVGEYLQASQSDWDIFIEEDFRCRIDNITEWLGDGVIADFDDSDIEQLFGNISVPLVGVGGSYHREADYPPVHYIATDNNALVTAAFMHLKERGINRFAFYGLPADGGKRWAQEREYAFRQRVAAEQYQGVIYQGIETAPENWQYAQNRLADWLQRLPPHTGIIAVTDARARHLLQVCEHLDIPVPEKLCIIGIDNEELTRYLSRVALSSVVQGTRQMGYSAAKLLHQLLDQRKLPLQRILVPPVKVIGRRSTDFRSLHDPAVIQAMHYIRCHACKGIKVEQVLDAVGMSRSNLEKRFKDETGLTIHHVIHEEKLDRARNYSFLLYFPSMKFRKCVVIRRCPISIRCLRRDMA, from the coding sequence ATGTTCAAAAAGCGCTACCGCATCACGCTGTTATTCAACGCCAATAAAGTGTTTGATCGGCAGGTCGTGGAGGGGGTCGGTGAATATTTACAGGCATCTCAATCGGACTGGGATATCTTCATCGAAGAGGACTTTCGCTGCCGAATCGACAATATTACGGAGTGGCTTGGTGATGGTGTGATTGCTGATTTTGATGACAGTGATATTGAGCAGTTATTTGGCAATATCTCTGTGCCGCTGGTGGGCGTCGGTGGCTCGTACCATCGGGAAGCTGACTATCCTCCGGTTCACTATATCGCTACCGATAACAATGCACTGGTCACGGCAGCGTTTATGCATCTGAAAGAGAGAGGGATAAATCGTTTTGCATTTTATGGCCTGCCGGCCGATGGTGGCAAGCGCTGGGCGCAGGAGCGTGAATACGCTTTTCGTCAGCGGGTTGCTGCGGAGCAGTATCAAGGTGTGATCTATCAGGGGATCGAAACCGCCCCGGAGAACTGGCAATATGCACAGAATCGTCTTGCTGACTGGCTGCAGAGGTTGCCTCCGCACACCGGCATCATCGCTGTCACTGACGCACGGGCTCGCCATCTGTTGCAGGTTTGTGAGCACCTGGATATTCCGGTACCGGAAAAGCTCTGTATCATCGGGATTGATAACGAGGAGTTAACCCGTTACCTGTCACGCGTGGCTCTCTCTTCTGTGGTTCAGGGAACCAGACAAATGGGGTATAGCGCGGCAAAACTACTGCATCAACTGCTTGATCAACGGAAGCTTCCTTTGCAGCGTATCCTCGTGCCACCGGTTAAAGTGATAGGACGTCGTTCGACTGATTTCCGTTCGTTGCATGACCCGGCAGTGATTCAGGCTATGCACTACATCCGTTGTCACGCCTGCAAAGGGATAAAAGTTGAGCAGGTGCTTGATGCTGTCGGCATGTCGCGTTCCAACCTTGAAAAGCGCTTTAAGGATGAGACGGGGCTGACGATTCATCATGTGATTCATGAAGAGAAACTGGATCGGGCGCGCAACTACTCATTTCTACTTTACTTCCCATCAATGAAATTTCGCAAATGTGTGGTTATCCGTCGCTGCCCTATTTCTATTCGGTGTTTAAGAAGGGATATGGCGTGA
- the xylH_2 gene encoding Xylose transport system permease protein XylH (ID:JIFNMEKO_03099;~source:Prodigal:2.6) — protein MPSFIVTLAGMLAFRGILIGITHGTTVSPTSSAMSQIGQSYLPGGVGFGIGAIGLMVFIAWQWRRRNKRQQLGLPVATVTGDVTRQSVMAILLLGAIYLLNDYRGVPTPVLILTALMLAGVFMATRTAFGRRIYAIGGNIDAARLSGVNVERTKLAVFAINGLMVASAGLILSSRLGAGSPSAGNIAELDAIAACVIGGTSLAGGVGSAAGAVMGSFIMASLDNGMSMLDVPTFWQYIVKGTILLLAVWMDSATKRRV, from the coding sequence GTGCCATCATTTATTGTCACTCTGGCAGGCATGCTCGCCTTTCGCGGTATTTTGATCGGTATTACCCATGGCACCACTGTATCACCGACCAGTAGCGCGATGTCGCAGATCGGGCAAAGCTATTTGCCGGGTGGGGTGGGTTTTGGCATTGGGGCGATAGGGTTGATGGTGTTTATTGCCTGGCAGTGGCGGCGGCGCAACAAGCGCCAGCAACTGGGGTTGCCGGTGGCAACGGTAACCGGTGATGTCACTCGTCAGAGTGTCATGGCGATTCTGTTGCTGGGGGCGATATACCTGCTGAATGATTACCGGGGTGTGCCAACGCCGGTGCTGATCCTGACGGCACTGATGCTGGCAGGAGTTTTTATGGCAACCCGTACTGCATTTGGCCGGCGTATTTACGCTATTGGCGGCAATATTGATGCAGCGCGTCTCTCCGGGGTTAATGTTGAGCGCACTAAACTTGCCGTGTTTGCGATTAACGGACTGATGGTGGCGAGTGCCGGGCTGATCCTCAGCTCGCGTCTGGGGGCAGGTTCGCCTTCGGCGGGTAATATCGCGGAACTGGATGCGATCGCCGCCTGTGTGATTGGTGGAACCAGCCTGGCAGGGGGCGTTGGCAGTGCTGCCGGAGCGGTGATGGGATCGTTTATCATGGCCTCCCTGGATAATGGCATGAGTATGCTGGATGTGCCGACTTTCTGGCAGTACATTGTTAAAGGCACCATTTTGTTGCTGGCAGTATGGATGGACTCGGCAACAAAACGTCGCGTGTAG
- the xylH_3 gene encoding Xylose transport system permease protein XylH (ID:JIFNMEKO_03100;~source:Prodigal:2.6), whose amino-acid sequence MSKNTQSEVMAPTMEQKRGSGFKRINMQVFVILAAILVIMLFFTFATEGAYLSARNISNLLRQTAITGILAVGMVFVIISAEIDLSVGSMMGLLGGAAAIFDVWFGWPLPLTIIVTLGAGVL is encoded by the coding sequence ATGTCGAAAAATACGCAATCTGAAGTGATGGCACCAACAATGGAACAAAAACGCGGTTCAGGATTCAAACGCATCAATATGCAGGTGTTTGTCATACTGGCGGCCATTTTGGTCATTATGTTGTTCTTCACCTTTGCCACTGAAGGCGCGTATCTTAGCGCACGCAATATCTCGAATCTGCTGCGTCAGACGGCGATTACCGGCATTCTTGCCGTTGGCATGGTGTTTGTCATTATCTCCGCCGAAATAGACCTGTCAGTCGGCTCGATGATGGGGTTACTCGGCGGGGCGGCTGCCATATTTGATGTCTGGTTTGGCTGGCCACTGCCCCTGACGATCATTGTTACGCTGGGGGCCGGGGTGCTGTAG
- the xylG_2 gene encoding Xylose import ATP-binding protein XylG (ID:JIFNMEKO_03101;~source:Prodigal:2.6), whose protein sequence is MLAQVKLDVDPTTRVGELGLGQQQLVEIAKALNKQVRLLVLDEPTASLTESETATLLEIIDDLRHHGIACIYISHKLNEVKAISDFICVIRDGQHIGTRAAAGMSEEDIIAMMVGRELTELYPQAAHTVGEVILQVEHLTAWHPINRHIRRVDYVSFTLRRGEILGIAGLVGSGRSETMQCLFGAYAGRWEGTIMIDGQRVQITDCRQAMQQGIAMVPEDRKRDGIVPIMGVGANMTLAALDDFSGVLTVLDDAREQLTIQQSLARLRVKTSSPDLAIGRLSGGNQQKEILAKCLLLNPRILILDEPTRGIDIGAKQEIYKLINQLVQQGIAVIVVSSELPEVLGLSDRVVVMHQGKIKASLVNRSLTQEQVMEAALRSETDVEKYAI, encoded by the coding sequence ATGCTGGCACAGGTAAAATTAGACGTCGACCCGACGACCCGTGTTGGTGAACTCGGGCTGGGGCAGCAGCAACTGGTTGAGATTGCCAAAGCGCTTAACAAACAGGTGCGTCTGCTGGTGCTTGATGAGCCCACCGCGTCACTGACTGAAAGTGAAACGGCCACGTTACTGGAGATTATTGATGACCTGCGTCATCACGGTATCGCTTGTATCTACATCTCACACAAACTCAATGAAGTGAAAGCTATTTCTGATTTCATTTGCGTTATCCGAGACGGCCAGCATATCGGCACACGTGCTGCCGCAGGCATGAGTGAGGAGGATATCATCGCCATGATGGTCGGGCGTGAACTGACCGAGCTTTACCCTCAGGCGGCACATACGGTTGGTGAGGTGATTCTGCAGGTAGAGCACTTGACCGCCTGGCATCCGATTAATCGCCATATTCGTCGCGTGGATTATGTCTCTTTCACATTGCGGCGGGGGGAAATCTTAGGTATCGCCGGGTTGGTAGGCTCAGGACGCAGTGAAACCATGCAATGTTTATTCGGTGCGTATGCAGGGCGCTGGGAAGGCACCATCATGATTGACGGTCAAAGGGTGCAGATAACCGATTGTCGTCAGGCGATGCAGCAGGGTATTGCAATGGTACCTGAAGATCGTAAACGTGACGGTATTGTGCCAATCATGGGGGTGGGCGCCAATATGACGCTGGCGGCGCTGGATGATTTCAGTGGTGTGCTGACGGTGCTGGATGATGCCCGCGAGCAACTGACTATCCAGCAATCACTGGCGCGCTTACGGGTTAAAACCTCTTCGCCTGATCTGGCCATTGGCCGCCTGAGTGGTGGTAATCAGCAAAAAGAGATTCTGGCAAAATGTCTGTTGTTAAATCCGCGAATTCTTATTCTCGATGAACCAACACGCGGGATTGATATCGGTGCGAAACAGGAAATTTATAAATTAATTAATCAACTGGTACAGCAAGGGATCGCGGTGATTGTTGTCTCTTCCGAGTTACCAGAAGTGTTGGGGTTAAGCGACAGGGTTGTGGTGATGCATCAGGGGAAAATTAAAGCGTCTCTGGTCAACCGTTCTCTGACCCAGGAGCAGGTAATGGAAGCGGCCTTGAGGAGTGAAACTGATGTCGAAAAATACGCAATCTGA
- the xylG_3 gene encoding Xylose import ATP-binding protein XylG (ID:JIFNMEKO_03102;~source:Prodigal:2.6) has product MPCLLEIRNITKQFGVVKAVDNVSLEIDSGQVLSLCGENGSGKSTLMKVLCGIYPHGSY; this is encoded by the coding sequence ATGCCCTGCCTGTTAGAAATTAGAAATATCACTAAACAATTTGGTGTTGTGAAAGCGGTTGATAATGTCAGTCTCGAAATAGACAGTGGACAGGTGTTATCACTTTGCGGTGAAAATGGTTCAGGAAAATCAACCTTAATGAAAGTGCTGTGCGGAATATATCCGCATGGCAGTTATTAG
- the xylF gene encoding D-xylose-binding periplasmic protein (ID:JIFNMEKO_03103;~source:Prodigal:2.6) — MKLKPLLLSVCTVMLLATQPGYSKEVKIGMAIDDLRLERWQKDRDICVKKAESLGASVFVQSANGNEETQMAQIENMINRGVDVLVIIPYNGQVLSNVISEAKREGIKVLAYERMINDAEIDFYISFDNEKVGEMQAQSLVAQVPAGNYFLMGGSPVDNNARLFRQGQMTVLKPLIDSGKVKVVGDQWVDGWLPENALKIMENALTANNNHIDAVVASNDATAGGAIQALAAQGLAGKVAISGQDADLAAVKRIVAGTQTMTVYKPISKLADEAADIAVQLGRGEKPKSNGQLNNGRKNVESWLLTPVSVDKYNIDSTIIADGFHKKEDIN; from the coding sequence ATGAAATTAAAACCACTTCTGCTTTCTGTGTGTACAGTCATGTTGTTAGCCACCCAACCAGGGTACAGCAAAGAAGTTAAAATCGGTATGGCAATAGATGATTTACGTTTAGAGCGCTGGCAAAAAGATCGCGATATTTGCGTAAAAAAAGCTGAATCCCTCGGGGCGAGTGTTTTTGTACAGTCGGCGAATGGTAACGAAGAGACCCAGATGGCGCAGATTGAAAATATGATCAACCGCGGTGTCGATGTACTGGTGATCATTCCCTATAACGGTCAGGTGTTGAGTAATGTCATCAGTGAAGCGAAACGCGAAGGCATTAAAGTGCTCGCTTATGAGCGTATGATCAATGATGCAGAGATAGATTTTTATATCTCGTTTGATAACGAAAAAGTAGGCGAGATGCAGGCGCAAAGTCTGGTTGCGCAGGTGCCAGCAGGTAACTATTTTCTGATGGGCGGCTCGCCAGTCGATAATAACGCCAGGCTGTTTCGTCAAGGGCAAATGACCGTACTCAAGCCATTAATCGACAGTGGAAAAGTGAAGGTAGTGGGTGACCAGTGGGTAGATGGATGGTTACCAGAAAATGCACTGAAGATTATGGAGAATGCCCTTACTGCAAACAACAATCACATCGATGCGGTGGTGGCATCAAATGATGCCACCGCAGGAGGGGCTATTCAGGCACTGGCGGCACAAGGACTGGCGGGTAAAGTCGCGATATCCGGTCAGGATGCGGATCTGGCGGCAGTAAAGCGTATTGTCGCCGGAACGCAAACCATGACAGTGTATAAGCCTATCAGTAAGCTGGCGGATGAAGCAGCAGATATTGCTGTGCAATTAGGCCGGGGTGAAAAACCAAAATCGAATGGACAATTAAATAATGGCCGTAAAAATGTCGAATCCTGGTTATTAACACCTGTCTCGGTGGATAAATACAATATTGACAGCACCATTATTGCTGATGGTTTTCATAAAAAAGAAGATATTAATTAA
- the xylA gene encoding Xylose isomerase (ID:JIFNMEKO_03104;~source:Prodigal:2.6), with translation MQAYFDQLEQIRYEGTTSSNPLAFHYYNPDEIILGKRMEDHLRFAACYWHTFCWNGTDMFGIGAFDRPWQQAGDALTLAKRKANVAFEFFNKLNVPFYCFHDIDVSPEGNSLKEYLNNFAVMTDILAEKQQSSGVKLLWGTANCFTHPRYGAGAATNPDPEVFGWTATQVCAAMAATHRLGGENYVLWGGREGYETLLNTDLRQEREQLGRFMQMVVEHKHKTGFRGALLIEPKPQEPAKHQYDYDVATVYGFLSQFGLEKEIKVNIEANHATLAGHAFHHEIATAIALGIFGSVDANRGDPQLGWDTDQFPNSVEENALVMFEILKAGGFTTGGLNFDSKVRRQSTDKYDLFYGHVGAMDTMALSLRIAAKMVEAGELQQEEAQRYAGWNSELGQQILQGKLSLDALARYTEQHALAPQHRSGHQEKLENLVNRYLFG, from the coding sequence ATGCAAGCCTACTTTGATCAACTTGAGCAGATCCGTTACGAAGGTACCACCAGCAGTAATCCGTTAGCATTTCACTATTACAATCCGGATGAAATTATTCTTGGCAAACGCATGGAAGATCACCTGCGCTTTGCTGCCTGTTACTGGCATACATTCTGCTGGAATGGTACAGACATGTTTGGCATCGGTGCCTTTGACCGGCCCTGGCAACAAGCAGGGGATGCACTGACGCTGGCAAAACGTAAAGCCAATGTCGCATTTGAGTTTTTCAATAAGCTCAATGTGCCTTTTTACTGCTTTCACGATATTGATGTCTCACCGGAGGGAAACTCTCTTAAGGAGTATCTGAATAATTTCGCCGTGATGACCGATATTCTGGCCGAAAAACAGCAAAGTAGCGGAGTAAAACTGTTATGGGGAACAGCTAATTGCTTTACTCACCCACGTTACGGTGCGGGTGCCGCGACCAACCCGGATCCCGAAGTATTCGGCTGGACCGCCACTCAGGTTTGTGCGGCAATGGCGGCTACCCATCGTCTGGGAGGCGAAAACTATGTCTTATGGGGCGGACGCGAAGGCTATGAAACACTGCTGAACACCGATTTGCGCCAGGAACGTGAACAGCTGGGTCGCTTTATGCAGATGGTGGTGGAACATAAACATAAAACAGGCTTCCGCGGGGCTCTGCTGATTGAACCCAAACCGCAGGAACCGGCCAAACACCAGTACGATTACGATGTTGCTACGGTGTATGGCTTTTTGAGTCAGTTCGGGCTGGAAAAAGAGATTAAGGTGAATATTGAAGCAAACCACGCTACCCTTGCCGGCCACGCTTTCCACCATGAAATCGCCACCGCCATTGCACTGGGAATTTTCGGATCCGTGGATGCTAACCGTGGCGATCCACAATTAGGCTGGGACACCGATCAATTTCCGAACAGTGTTGAAGAGAACGCTCTGGTGATGTTTGAAATTCTTAAAGCCGGAGGTTTCACCACTGGCGGCCTGAATTTTGATTCCAAAGTACGACGTCAGAGCACAGATAAATATGACCTTTTTTATGGTCATGTCGGAGCAATGGATACCATGGCACTGTCACTGAGAATAGCGGCAAAAATGGTAGAAGCTGGCGAATTGCAACAGGAAGAGGCACAACGCTATGCTGGCTGGAACAGTGAGCTGGGTCAGCAAATATTGCAAGGCAAACTGTCCCTTGATGCCCTCGCCCGTTACACTGAACAGCACGCACTGGCACCACAACATCGCAGCGGACACCAGGAAAAACTGGAAAATCTGGTGAACCGCTACCTGTTCGGCTAA